One segment of Panicum virgatum strain AP13 chromosome 3K, P.virgatum_v5, whole genome shotgun sequence DNA contains the following:
- the LOC120698027 gene encoding uncharacterized protein LOC120698027, whose protein sequence is MEEFQEAEILWPGANEHHDNDEGDVEKTGISTTLSSVIVRPKPADTPELSAPVEISRRKRRCRPWAAEEHAALDPETGGGDGVEEDGCADDAKQRRSAKGMAVVPPHVLLARRRLLGARTAAYSMCAGKGRTLKGRDLRDVRNLVLEMTGFIEK, encoded by the coding sequence ATGGAGGAGTTCCAAGAAGCTGAAATCCTGTGGCCCGGCGCCAACGAGCATCATGACAACGATGAAGGCGACGTCGAGAAGACAGGTATTAGTACTACCTTGTCTTCCGTCATCGTTCGTCCCAAGCCGGCGGACACGCCGGAGCTGTCCGCGCCGGTCGAGATCTCTCGCCGCAAGCGGCGGTGCCGGCCctgggcggcggaggagcacgCCGCGCTGGATCCAGAAACCGGCGGGGGCGACGGCGTCGAAGAGGACGGCTGCGCCGACGACGCGAAGCAGAGAAGAAGCGCGAAGGGTATGGCGGTCGTGCCGCCGCACGTTCTCCTGGCTCGGCGGAGGCTGCTGGGTGCCCGGACGGCGGCGTACTCCATGTGCGCGGGGAAAGGGAGGACGCTCAAAGGGCGCGACCTCCGCGACGTCAGGAACCTCGTGCTCGAGATGACCGGGTTCATCGAGAAATGA